The following are from one region of the Osmia bicornis bicornis chromosome 8, iOsmBic2.1, whole genome shotgun sequence genome:
- the LOC114879883 gene encoding allatostatins yields MMTGTSILTSSVAVLYVVGISVAAMEETPSSSTNFQHYNTMLNSVGFDDPVPDKRAYTYVSEYKRLPVYNFGIGKRWVDNGDDKRGRPYSFGLGKRLKQYSFGLGKRNDNTDYPIRLNLDYLPMDSLALESQENSNDFLEEKRGRQPYSFGLGKRGMHFASGQSVTTGKRPNDPFSQRYHFGLGKRMSEDDEDSLQ; encoded by the exons ATGATGACAGGAACAAGCATACTAACATCGAGTGTAGCTGTTCTATACGTGGTTGGAATATCTGTTGCGGCAATGGAAGAAACACCCTCTTCCTCGACGAACTTTCAACACTACAACACGATGTTGAATTCAGTAGGTTTTGACGATCCAGTTCCAGACAAAAGAGCATACACTTACGTTTCCGAGTACAAAAGGCTACCGGTTTACAACTTCGGTATTGGAAAGCGTTGGGTCGATAATGGCGACGATAAA AGAGGACGACCGTATTCCTTCGGCCTGGGTAAACGACTGAAGCAATACAGTTTCGGTCTGGGAAAGCGAAACGACAACACCGATTATCCAATCAGGCTAAACCTTGATTATCTTCCCATGGATAGTCTCGCCTTGGAATCGCAAGAAAACTCGAATGATTTTCTCGAAGAAAAACGAGGAAGACAACCGTACAGCTTTGGACTGGGCAAAAGAGGCATGCACTTCGCATCCGGACAATCGGTGACCACTGGAAAAAGACCAAACGATCCTTTTAGCCAGAGATATCACTTTGGTCTTGGCAAAAGAATGTCTGAGGACGATGAGGATTCGCTGCAATAG